One Anolis carolinensis isolate JA03-04 chromosome 5, rAnoCar3.1.pri, whole genome shotgun sequence DNA segment encodes these proteins:
- the wdr54 gene encoding WD repeat-containing protein 54 has product MYRKEKSIALKESSLALYNNLSVLPVPGKQVTYFASVHGTSVSMASASDDGLTISHRQLMAKEGGLGLGASLITQAMWCSLPSRVLLVLTSRKGIQMYESDGSVMVYWHALEGMESSSPGMAAFARGIAATGQHFICIGTSSGAVLVFDVPSKGTNITLSEVLKKHTSAITDVGAELCQQPEGAADLVTADDSGALCVWCSGEKFRLVTQIPASEYTCSSVKLWNGIIAAGYGNGQIRIYEAASGTLHAEVSAHARWIYALDLAPLSGKLLSAAEDSFVQVWRLSRNPDTEALEIEHCHGECVTDGLLCGARFCNPEGSAFAVTGFELSEIIRYVQV; this is encoded by the exons atGTACCGCAAGGAGAAAAGCATTGCTCTGAAGGAGAGCAGCCTGGCCCTCTACAACAACCTGAGCGTGCTGCCGGTCCCAGGGAAGCAGGTCACCTACTTTGCCAGCGTCCATGGCACCAGCGTCAGCATGGCCAGTGCTTCAGACGATGGCCTGACCATCTCCCATCGCCAGCTGATGGCCAAGGAGGGTGGCCTGGGCCTGGGCGCCTCCCTCATTACCCAG GCAATGTGGTGCTCCCTCCCTTCTCGTGTCCTCCTGGTGCTGACCTCACGGAAAGGTATCCAG ATGTACGAGTCAGATGGATCCGTCATGGTGTACTGGCACGCTCTGGAGGGAATGGAGTCATCCTCACCAG GCATGGCAGCATTTGCGCGTGGGATTGCGGCGACTGGGCAACACTTTATCTGCATAG GAACATCCTCCGGGGCTGTCCTCGTCTTTGACGTTCCCTCCAAAGGCACCAACATCACGCTGAGCGAAGTCCTGAAAAAGCACACCAGCGCCATCACGGATGTCGGAGCCGAACTCTGCCAGCAGCCA GAGGGAGCTGCTGACTTGGTAACAGCCGATGACTCTGGTGCTTTGTGCGTTTGGTGCTCGGGAGAGAAGTTCAGGCTGGTCACCCAAATCCCAGCTTCTGA gTACACCTGCTCGTCCGTGAAGCTGTGGAACGGGATCATCGCTGCTGGTTATGGGAACGGGCAGATCCGCATTTACGAGGCAGCCAGCGGGACCCTGCATGCTGAAGTCAGTGCTCATGCGCGCTGGATCTATGCCCTGGACCTGGCACCGCTCTCAGGAAAG CTCCTGTCTGCTGCGGAGGACTCCTTTGTGCAGGTGTGGAGGCTGAGCCGCAATCCAGACACAGAGGCCCTGGAG ATCGAGCATTGCCACGGGGAGTGCGTGACCGACGGCCTACTCTGCGGGGCCCGCTTCTGCAACCCTGAAGGCAGTGCCTTTGCTGTCACGGGCTTCGAGCTCAGCGAGATCATCCGCTACGTCCAGGTGTAG